The DNA window TACATCCTCGCACTACCCAAACATTGGGCCCACAAATGGGCACAGATTGCCTTGTGTGAATACACCCTTGCGTACGCGGCTAGCATCAGGAGCTAACAACCAGGAAAACTGATGCTTGAACATCatgaatccattcattcattcattcattttcgaccgcatttcctcacgagggtcgcgggggtgctggagcctatcccagctgtcttcgggcgagacgcagggtacaccctggactggtggccagccaatcacagggcacatatagacaaacaaccattcacactcacattcatacctatggacaatttggagtcgccaattaacctagcatgtttttggaatgtgggaggaaaccggagtacccggagaaaacccacgcatgcacggggagaacatgcaaactccacacagagatggcagagggcggaattgaaccctagtctcctagctgtgaggtctgcgcgctaaccactcgaccgccgtgccgccatcatGAATCCACGTTTAATGGAATATCCAATTCATCGACAACTATCtttatccatccagccatcttcTCCTGCTTATCCAAGGCTGGGTCCCGGGCAGTCCCAGACAAGTTGAGCGACATAGGGCCTCAAAACGTTTCCTGGGTCCTGGGTACCGGACgtctgggaggcatcctgaACAAATGCCCGATGACAGTATTCTCATCTCTCAGGGAGAGCCCAACAACCTATGGAGGAAACCCATTTTGGTAGCTTGTACCTGCAATCTCGTTCTTTCGgccactacccaaagctcatgaccatcgatgagggtaggaacgtagatcgaGCTTTGCCTTTAGGCTTAGTGTCGTCTTCACCACAATGGACAGATGCAGAGTTCACAACAATCTGTTTGTCGATCTCACATTCTatccttccctcacttgtgaaccAAACCCTGAGGGACATAAACTCTACTTGGGGCAAGATCTCATCTCCGACCCCAAGGGGTGAGACGTATGGActcagatttggaggtgctgattcgATCCTTGTGTTTTTGACTTTGCCGATATGTTacggaccaaaccactaactgtttgtgtttgcttcatattgatttggtttgTCCTGGGCTGGATTTAACTTGATTaattgaaacaacaagcttAAGATTAATTGTTATTTGCAGCCCTGCAACATTTTGCCATACCGAGAGTCCCTCAGGGATCTTTTCTCTGACCTCTTCAAATATACACTTTGCTCACATGAGCAAATACAGttggacacacacacgttaGATGAGGAAGAAGACTTGActgttgttgttaaaaaaagAGTTGTAACCAAAGTTACCAACTGTAAGgaggaaaccacacacacacacacacacatttacagagCACAGTGTGTATGATTGATAACAAATGTCCGTTGTGTTTTAACGTTTTAAACTGACCCACATGTCATTAGAGTGTGTCCGTCCTCACACAACACACAGGTAAGATCAGCTCAGTCTGGAGTTCTAGAAAGTTGTAGAACCCAAACATCGAAAAGAAACCGACCCCATGTTTAGTTAGCATGAAACATGATGCAGTTCACctccaaaaacacacataaataaaatcaatgtaAGACGAATACTAAGAATAATCCATGATTttgaaatgttagcatgtggacTGATGCGGACCGATGTGGTCTCATGGTCGCTCAGTGGTCCAGCAGAGAGGAGAATAATGCACCTTGGAGGATTAGTTGATGAATGAGTAGAAAAGTAGCTCCATTCATCTCCCTCCTCCTGTTTGGAGCGCACCCTGCCCCCCAGCGCCCACTGACAATgcgagaccccccccccccccccccccccacccacctccaacacacacattaGCACACATTAACAACCCCACACCCCCAATCCGAGGAGCCTGGGCCGTGGGCGGGGGTGGCCGTGGGTGGTTCCCCCAACTATTTAAGCAGATTCCAGCAGATGGTCGTGGAACTTTGCTCCTGAAGACGCGAGAGACACAGTCCTGTCGCTCCACTCCTTTAGCCAATCCCCAGGACTGGGACACTCCTGACATCCCCCCACAGAGACAAGGGAGATAAAGTCCTGGGACTCACTTGTGGAAGAAGAACTTTCCAGTGTAGACGCGCAGGCAAACATGCCCTCAGACTTCCTGACGCCTTTCCTGGAAGTGGACCAGGAGTTTGTCAAGGTAAGAAACTTTTCAACTTTTTGTTCTTTTAACATGACTTTGAATATTTGAAAGTCAAATGTTTGGTGAGCAGCAGCCTCAGTTCTTCCTGTTCTTCTTCCTTCAGAGCTTCGGGGTGGTGGACATGATGGATGCGGCCGCCAGCCTCCAGCAACATCAGCAGCAGCGAGTGCGCGGCTTCCAGCGGCGTCATTCCCTGTGCCCCGTGACGCTCCCAAACTCCAAGTTCAACGACGGCGACGGGGAGTCGTCGTGCTGGGGATGGGGCCTAGCCGGTGCCCAACAGTGGAAGCGGGAGAATCAGCTCCCTCGTTCCGTGCTCAGCCACATCCCATTCAGGATGGATCGCTCGGTCAGCATGATCGAGGGCAGTGTCGCCGAGGTGCCGCCGCCCCCTCCCCCGCCGGGCCTTCACCTGAGCACCACGCCCCGGTCGCCCCCCTCACCATCGCCGCACATGTCCACACGCTACAAGACGGAGCTGTGCCGCACCTTCGAGGAGAGCGGCACATGCAAGTATGGCGCCAAGTGTCAGTTTGCGCACGGTGAAGATGAGCTGCGAGGTCTGAGCCGCCATCCCAAATACAAGACGGAGCCATGCCGCACCTTCCACACCATCGGCTTCTGTCCTTACGGTGCCCGCTGCCACTTCATCCACAATGCTGATGAGCTTCtgcaagccccgcccccccagaGGAGCAAGCTGAGACCGCCGCCCCTCCGCCACAGCCTGAGCTTTGCCGGCTTCTCCTCGTCACCTCCCCGCGCCTTCCGGCCTGTTGACGACTCCCAACCTTCCTCGCTCCTCTTTGCCCGTGCCTCCTCTGTGTCACCCTCACCGTGCTCCTCGGAGAGCCCTGAGCTCCTCTCGCCTCTTTTTCCGGAGATAGGGGGGCTTCGCCCGTGTCCACGCCCTGGCGAGTCGGCTCTGGGTTTGTTTGCTGCCGCCGAATGCCCCGCCCTCGCCTACCACACCCCCGCCAAGGTGTCCCTGCTCAGCCTCCAGCGCTGCTCCTCGGCCGACTCCCTCTCCGAGGAGGGGTACACTTCCTCTTGCTCCCTGAGTTCCGGCTCCAGTGGCACCGAGTCACCAGGCTGTGAAGGCCGCCGCCTGCCCATCTTTAGCCGCCTCTCCATCTCTGACGagtaggaggggggggggggggggtgtctcgaCTTTCTACCTTTGGGTCACATGAGTTCTGTGTGATGGCGCCGAGTAAACGGACCTAATTTTGTGCATATTGCATCACGACCCAGCAGCTGTAGCGCTGCTAACTGTTTATTTGTGCTGTTGTTTTACGCTTACTGCTGTATACTGTTGTATACttgtgtgggggtggggtgggcggTCCCGCCCACTGGGGGTTCTGTAGAACTTCCTGCTCTCTGCTTTAAAGACATGAAGAGTTGCTTTTTAGCTAGCGCACAAGTAGTAAACTTTTAGCcagtcatgctaacattagcttagccTCTTTATGGTAGCATTTGCATTTTCTACACatatttatttgcttttgtgcATTTTGATCATGACGCCTTACGATTAGCATAAGCGCTAGCTGGAGAGGAGACTATTACTTTTGGCATTCCATGTCTGTGTTGCCTTACTGCGTGAATCACGACTCGTTGACTGTTTGGCGGCGGAAGTACTTCCTGTACTTTCTCTTGTCATCAAGTCCGCTCTCCTCTCCGACGACgcagctagcatggtagcatgaCCTGCTAATGATACTGTATGATGATAATGTGTTGCTTGCTAGTTGCTAACAGGTCAGCTTGTTATTGGCAGACAAAAGCcagcaagttgaaataaaatCTTATGGTTAGCAAacctttttgttaaattaacgtcttatttatttgtttttttcaaagcaaaacttgtattttgttgtttgataCGACGCCTTGATCCACATAATTTAAGTGCAGTTATTGTTTACATGTTGTGCTCTTTATCTTAATATATttgttcacactttttttttccaaaataaaaatcccTTCAATCACTGGAATTTGTGTAAATTACTGaatacttgtgtgtgtgaatcGGCACTCTTTCATGGGGGTCAAAGGTAATCAGTTTGGCACATAAGTCAAAGTAGGACACTTTTGTGTTTGCTGGGACACAAACGTTCCCACACACAGAAACTCCTTAAGTGCTGCCTCCTGGGAATATcactattgtgtgtgtgtgtgtgtatcaccgAGGAACAAAGATGAACTCTTTCTCTTCCGTGGCCTCgcctctctttgtgtgtgtgtgcatgtgtgtccgTGAAGAGAATGTGTGGCCAACAGATGTTGTAACAAAGACGAAGACACTTTACACTCATTTCCATCTACTCACACACTGTGTGTGGGTGTTACTTACTTAAATGTATTTGAGCAATGAAACGTCACATAAAAACTTAGTGTAGGTGTAAAATCTGCTGCATTGCACACAAGATGGGATGTTTTTGTGAGCGCACAAAGTTTGGTAACGCTTTAATCTTTTCTTAAAGGAGGACGTCTGTGACACCTCGACTTGCACACACAACTTCCCATGGCTACTTAAcattcatgcatgtgtgtgtatgtggtggTAGGGGGCCTAAAACGGCCAAGGGCCATCCATGTGCTGCCCTTCAACaaccccacccatccaccccccaccctttGTGTTGCGCTGCTTTCCTTTTTCAGGAACATCTGTATGCTAATGAGGCTAATGTGCAGTAGGCAGCCTGGGAGAGTGGGGGGGAGGTGGTGGACATGAAGTGATTCTTCTGCATGGACCCAAGTTAGAAGGAAAAAGACAGTTATCGCTTTAGTGCGTTGAGCCTGGAACACACTCCACTGATGGAATGTGGGGATCGAGGAAAGAATTAGTATTCAAAATGGCAGTATTCCAACAAAAGAGAaacgctaacaatgctaacaaaccAAAATAATAGGGACTCTGGATGTGTTAGCAGGTACGAGCAGCAGCGCCCAATACTGTGGCTCCATACGACAGAcgacatttttattgtaaacatgCTTTGTTAAATTTAGCTATTAGAAAACTGTATGTGACTTCAAGGTGGAGACCATCTAATTCAGTGAAATAACTTCACATGGTACATTCTCTTACTTTATGGCCAAACAACTAAGAGAAAATGCCTGCAAAAGTGGTCAACACAACTAATCGGTTAAAAACCGACAGGGTGAGCCCGatgttaaaaaaaggaaacattttGCAGTGCTTAGGGGTTTGTGTATGCGCTCTTGCCATCTGGTGGGCGTTTGGTAAATTGcaccaatatttaaaaaaaaattctagaaGTGGTAGTAGAAAACGTGTGTTTTGTGGTGGTGGTAAATAaggcagtaaaataaacaacacTTCCGTTTCTCTCATAAGTAACATTAGGAACTGTTGAGCTAATGATGTCAAACAACAACGTCTCTACTTTCATATTTAGTATCACTCCTCAAACGATTAATTTCACTATTCGGCATTACTAGTCACTGTAAATACAATACTAAGTGACAaagaaaaagtaatacattAAATGTCATTTGAGTTGCTCAAGTCAGTGAAAAGAAACGGAAACAAACTACAAATCCCAACTAGCTTGTGTGTATGACATCACCGGAAGTTGTATAAAACCATTTCCGCATCACACAGCCGTCCTTTCCTGTCTACGGCCTGTAAGAAGATGGCGGTGCAGATCTCAAAGAAGAGGAAAGTAGGTGTCGTTTTTCCTCCCACCGGGATCTTTTCCGGCAAAATGGGATTACGTATAGTTTGACTCAAGTGTTCTGTGGCTGCACTGAGAGTTTTAAGACGTGGGCGAACGATGGTTTGCCAGGATTACGGAGGATACTGCCGGCGTTGTGCCACCGTCAAGAGGCTAGCAAACATGGCGACGCTGTGTCGCTGACATGGTGTTGGAATTAAAGCAAGAACAAATACTATTTCACTGTCCGCTATTTATATTATGTCTTGTGGTCAGTGCCTTTGGGTGAGCAACACGTCAAATTGCTAttgattagcattagcttccTGACAAAGTTATCGGGACCTAAAGGCGAGTTGGCGCCTATCCGCTTTTCCGCAACTGTAAATTAAAGTGCTGTAAAATATTGTAACAAAGTCTGTAGCAGACTTGATAAAACTGTCACTGTCGCGTTGTTATGACGTCACATGGTTCTTAAAAACTAGCGGCTGGCATGTGGCCTCCCGAGGTGTTTGTGTTCTGAGTTCATTGCTGACTGTGGTGTCTCCAGTTTGTCTCAGATGGAATCTTCAAAGCAGAGCTGAATGAGTTCCTGACTCGTGAGCTTGCTGAGGATGGATACTCTGGTGTTGAGGTACGTGTGACCCCCACCAGGACTGAGATCATCATCCTGGCCACAAGGTGAGAGCTTGCTAGTGTTGTTTTATCATTGTCTTCTCCTTGGTCAATGGTGTAATGACATGTATTGTCACTAGGACCCAGAATGTGCTGGGAGAGAAAGGCCGTCGCATCAGAGAGCTGACCGCTGTGGTCCAGAAGAGGTTTGGCTTCCCTGAGGGCAATGTAGAGGTAAGATGTCCACCAGAATGTTGACACTGTGTGCGACAGCGGTTGTGTTACGCATTAGGCTGTGCTGTACTCCCTCAGTGATGACACGATGACGAGACCGATAAGATTCAGTCTGGGTCAGTGGTGTACTGGTTCAGACCCACGTTCTGTGATTCTATTCTGGTCACCCTGACCAGCGAGTCTTTCCTCGTGACGACACTGAGGCATTTGTCTGAGAGggttaatattgcacatttcaCGGTGAGTTTGCCCTGTGTACTGGTCCTCAGAGTTGCATGCTTGTGTTTCAGTTGTATGCTGAGAAGGTGGCTACACGTGGGCTGTGCGCCATCGCTCAGGCTGAGTCTCTGCGCTACAAGCTGCTGGGAGGTTTGGCTGTGCGCAGGTGAGCTGAGCTTCATCACATGGTCTTAAATTCTGTTATAAAGCTGGTTAGGGGTTAGTGTCTTCCAACGCTGGTCCAGCTTGTCCCTCGGTGAAGATACGATGACGAGTCGGACCAGGACTCGCGTGCATCTGAGGAGGCTGCTACAGGGCCACGTTCTGTGGATCTGTACCAGTTCCTCAGAGCAGCAA is part of the Doryrhamphus excisus isolate RoL2022-K1 chromosome 8, RoL_Dexc_1.0, whole genome shotgun sequence genome and encodes:
- the LOC131134699 gene encoding mRNA decay activator protein ZFP36L1, producing MPSDFLTPFLEVDQEFVKSFGVVDMMDAAASLQQHQQQRVRGFQRRHSLCPVTLPNSKFNDGDGESSCWGWGLAGAQQWKRENQLPRSVLSHIPFRMDRSVSMIEGSVAEVPPPPPPPGLHLSTTPRSPPSPSPHMSTRYKTELCRTFEESGTCKYGAKCQFAHGEDELRGLSRHPKYKTEPCRTFHTIGFCPYGARCHFIHNADELLQAPPPQRSKLRPPPLRHSLSFAGFSSSPPRAFRPVDDSQPSSLLFARASSVSPSPCSSESPELLSPLFPEIGGLRPCPRPGESALGLFAAAECPALAYHTPAKVSLLSLQRCSSADSLSEEGYTSSCSLSSGSSGTESPGCEGRRLPIFSRLSISDE